A genomic window from Massilia sp. METH4 includes:
- a CDS encoding M56 family metallopeptidase → MNHLFDTLVPAIGWSLLHFIWQGLLVGWAAALALHLLRNARPQARYAVACAALLLCAALPVGSIAWRVQEALQAGYSIPVPLDPLLGAVGAGAIPTAHVPALVDADQLTSFEYLLRRQLPWLVLLWAAGAALMTLRLSLGLQWVRQRTVAGHYRPDPEWQQRLERLALRIDVKRPVRLGVSGEDLEGPMTAGCWRPIVLLPAALVTGMPPHLLEALLAHELAHIRRHDYLVNLVQSAIEILLFYHPSVWMLSKRIRIEREQVADDLAASALGEPRRLALALSELDKFQFSTSHFAPAAHGGDLMSRIKRLIHPDAQPLSWKIAAPLLGLCTACVMLYAHAQPDASARPAAQPDIVVSGGDAARAAAGEAAETAAAAASAAAAAQEAAEAAKVAAAAGAGAAQAAAEAARAAALHGPGADVPVPPAPPAPPAAPKAPSHALPAPPAPPAPPPLPRGLKDGAHIVHPGRSLESYAIVRAGDAPTRVAALDTRDLHDLQCVKEGYKGDFIWFKKDGKSYVVKDSALVAKVREAWAPSEKLGAEMEKQGAAMDGHGKRMEALGEEISAHVAAVFNEEVTRNVDRRLAALARTQERLGSTLGELGERMASADSDARREALSRQMAAVQKQMEPVQQQMSRLTETMAREHAKVDVNREPMKSLHARMAELSKPMEEYGRRMGELGREQGRLSQEADRTTRKLIEEALRKGQAAELGSGRG, encoded by the coding sequence ATGAACCACCTGTTCGATACGCTGGTCCCCGCGATCGGCTGGTCGCTGCTCCATTTCATCTGGCAGGGTCTACTGGTCGGCTGGGCCGCGGCGCTGGCGCTGCACCTGCTGCGCAATGCGCGCCCGCAGGCCCGCTATGCCGTGGCCTGCGCAGCCTTGCTACTGTGCGCGGCGCTGCCGGTGGGCAGCATTGCCTGGCGTGTCCAGGAAGCGCTGCAAGCCGGCTACTCGATACCGGTCCCGCTCGATCCGCTGCTGGGCGCGGTCGGAGCCGGCGCCATCCCCACCGCGCACGTGCCCGCGCTGGTCGATGCCGACCAGCTGACCTCGTTCGAATACCTGCTGCGCCGCCAGCTGCCCTGGCTGGTGCTGCTGTGGGCCGCCGGCGCCGCGCTGATGACGCTGCGCCTGTCGCTCGGCCTGCAATGGGTTCGGCAACGCACGGTGGCCGGCCATTACCGTCCCGATCCCGAGTGGCAGCAGCGCCTGGAGCGCCTGGCGCTGCGCATCGACGTGAAGCGCCCGGTGCGCCTGGGCGTGTCCGGCGAAGACCTGGAGGGCCCGATGACGGCCGGCTGCTGGCGCCCCATCGTGCTGCTGCCCGCCGCCCTGGTCACCGGCATGCCGCCGCACCTGCTCGAAGCGCTGCTGGCGCACGAACTCGCGCACATCCGCCGCCACGATTACCTCGTGAACCTGGTGCAGAGCGCGATCGAGATCCTGCTGTTCTACCACCCGAGCGTGTGGATGCTGAGCAAGCGTATCCGCATCGAGCGGGAACAGGTCGCGGACGACCTGGCGGCCAGCGCCCTGGGCGAACCGCGGCGCCTGGCACTGGCCCTTTCCGAGCTGGACAAGTTCCAGTTCTCAACCTCGCATTTCGCCCCCGCGGCACACGGAGGAGACCTCATGTCCCGTATCAAACGCCTGATCCATCCCGATGCGCAACCGCTCAGCTGGAAGATCGCGGCGCCCCTGCTTGGCCTGTGCACGGCGTGCGTGATGCTGTACGCCCATGCGCAGCCCGATGCATCCGCCAGGCCGGCAGCGCAGCCTGATATCGTCGTCAGCGGCGGCGACGCTGCCCGCGCCGCGGCTGGGGAAGCTGCCGAAACAGCGGCCGCTGCGGCGTCGGCCGCCGCCGCCGCGCAAGAAGCGGCGGAGGCTGCAAAAGTCGCGGCCGCCGCCGGCGCCGGGGCGGCCCAGGCCGCGGCCGAAGCCGCGCGCGCCGCGGCATTGCATGGTCCAGGCGCGGACGTACCCGTCCCGCCGGCCCCGCCGGCACCGCCCGCCGCCCCGAAGGCTCCGTCCCACGCCTTGCCGGCCCCACCGGCGCCACCCGCGCCGCCACCCCTGCCGCGCGGGCTGAAGGATGGCGCCCACATCGTTCACCCCGGCCGTTCGCTCGAGTCATATGCCATCGTGCGGGCCGGCGATGCGCCGACGCGTGTCGCCGCCCTCGACACGCGCGACCTTCACGACCTGCAATGCGTGAAGGAAGGCTACAAGGGGGATTTCATCTGGTTCAAGAAGGATGGAAAATCGTATGTGGTGAAGGACTCGGCGCTCGTCGCGAAGGTGCGGGAAGCCTGGGCGCCTTCGGAAAAGCTGGGGGCGGAAATGGAAAAGCAGGGCGCCGCGATGGATGGGCACGGCAAGCGGATGGAGGCGCTCGGTGAAGAAATCAGCGCCCACGTCGCCGCCGTGTTCAACGAGGAGGTGACACGCAACGTCGACCGCCGACTGGCCGCGCTGGCGCGCACCCAGGAACGGCTGGGCAGCACGCTCGGCGAGCTGGGCGAACGCATGGCATCGGCCGACAGCGACGCCCGCCGCGAAGCGCTGTCGCGCCAGATGGCGGCAGTGCAGAAACAGATGGAACCCGTGCAGCAGCAGATGAGCCGGCTGACCGAAACGATGGCGCGCGAACACGCAAAGGTCGATGTCAACCGCGAACCGATGAAGAGCTTGCATGCCCGCATGGCCGAACTGTCGAAACCGATGGAGGAATACGGCCGCCGGATGGGCGAGCTGGGCCGCGAACAGGGCCGGCTGAGCCAAGAGGCGGACCGGACCACGCGGAAGCTGATCGAGGAGGCGCTGCGCAAGGGGCAGGCGGCGGAGCTGGGGAGCGGCCGGGGGTAA
- a CDS encoding UvrD-helicase domain-containing protein translates to MQNLLHNLNPEQLAAVTLPPQNALILAGAGSGKTRVLTTRIAWLIQTGQVSPGGILAVTFTNKAAKEMLTRLSAMLPINTRGMWIGTFHGLCNRLLRTHYRDAALPQSFQILDTQDQLSMIKRLLKAHNVDDEKFPPKSVMYFINNNKDQGLRASQVEAYDANERKLVELYDLYDEQCQREGVVDFAELLLRTYELLQRNQPLREHYQQRFRHILVDEFQDTNNLQYAWLKLIAGHGTGHGGALFAVGDDDQSIYAFRGANVGNMVAFESEFRVKNLIKLEQNYRSHGHILDAANVLIANNSRRLGKNLRTDAGHGEQVRVYEATSDLQEAQWLVDEAKNLISEGTPRREIAVLYRSNAQSRVIEHALFSAAIPYTVYGGLRYFQRAEVKHAIAYLQLMDNPHNDSAFLRVVNFPARGIGARTLEQLQNAAETYGISLYAAVPYMVGKAGSSLGAFVKLIEGVRFETQQMALPELVRITLESSGLLQHYANEKDGADRVENLEQMVSAATQFVSEEGYGPGAPAHLGPPAEAQAGAAIINADGVEIVDADAPLATVMSPLSAFLAHASLEAGDNQAQAGQDAMQLMTVHSAKGLEFDNVFITGLEEGLFPHESSSKEEGGVEEERRLMYVAITRARKRLYMCFCQTRMLHGQTRYNMKSRFFDELPEESLKWLSPRVQTHWFANKKAQWEDVQLNGGSDNAIAQRLAQKSGNGSGWRIGESVSHTKFGEGVIVNIEGSGGNCRAQINFGSAGMKVLDLSVAKLERLGR, encoded by the coding sequence CCGTCACCCTGCCGCCGCAAAACGCCCTGATCCTGGCGGGCGCCGGCTCGGGCAAGACGCGCGTGCTGACCACGCGCATCGCCTGGCTGATCCAGACCGGGCAGGTGTCGCCGGGCGGTATCCTGGCCGTCACGTTCACGAACAAGGCCGCCAAGGAGATGCTGACGCGCCTGTCGGCAATGTTGCCGATCAATACACGCGGCATGTGGATCGGCACGTTCCACGGCCTGTGCAACCGGCTGCTGCGAACCCACTACCGCGATGCCGCGCTGCCCCAGTCGTTCCAGATCCTGGATACGCAAGACCAGCTGTCGATGATCAAGCGCCTTTTGAAGGCGCACAACGTGGACGATGAAAAATTCCCGCCGAAGTCGGTGATGTATTTCATCAACAACAACAAGGACCAGGGCTTGCGGGCCAGCCAGGTGGAAGCCTACGACGCCAACGAGCGCAAGCTGGTGGAGCTGTACGACCTGTACGACGAACAATGCCAGCGCGAAGGCGTGGTCGATTTCGCCGAGCTGCTGCTGCGCACGTATGAACTGCTGCAGCGCAACCAGCCGCTGCGCGAGCATTACCAGCAGCGCTTCCGCCACATCCTCGTCGACGAGTTCCAGGACACCAACAACCTGCAATACGCATGGCTGAAGCTGATCGCCGGCCATGGCACGGGCCATGGCGGCGCGCTGTTCGCCGTGGGCGACGACGACCAGAGCATCTATGCGTTCCGCGGCGCCAATGTGGGCAATATGGTGGCCTTCGAGTCCGAGTTCCGCGTGAAGAACCTGATCAAGCTGGAGCAGAACTACCGCTCGCATGGCCACATCCTCGATGCCGCCAACGTACTGATCGCCAACAACAGCCGGCGCCTGGGCAAGAACCTGCGCACGGACGCAGGGCACGGCGAGCAGGTGCGCGTGTACGAAGCCACGTCCGACCTGCAGGAAGCGCAATGGCTCGTGGACGAAGCCAAGAACCTCATCAGCGAAGGCACGCCGCGCCGGGAGATCGCCGTACTGTACCGCTCGAACGCGCAATCGCGTGTGATCGAGCATGCGTTGTTCTCGGCCGCGATCCCGTACACCGTGTACGGCGGCCTGCGCTACTTCCAGCGCGCCGAGGTGAAGCACGCGATCGCCTACCTGCAATTGATGGACAACCCGCATAACGATTCGGCCTTCCTGCGCGTGGTGAACTTCCCGGCGCGCGGCATCGGCGCGCGCACGCTGGAGCAGTTGCAGAACGCAGCCGAAACGTACGGCATTTCGCTGTATGCGGCCGTGCCGTACATGGTGGGCAAGGCAGGTTCGTCGCTGGGCGCCTTCGTGAAGCTGATCGAAGGCGTGCGCTTCGAGACACAGCAGATGGCGCTGCCGGAACTGGTGCGCATCACGCTGGAGTCGTCCGGCCTCCTGCAGCATTACGCCAACGAGAAGGATGGCGCCGACCGCGTGGAAAACCTGGAACAAATGGTCAGCGCGGCCACGCAATTCGTGTCCGAGGAAGGCTATGGCCCGGGCGCGCCCGCGCACCTGGGCCCGCCGGCCGAGGCGCAGGCGGGCGCGGCGATCATCAATGCCGACGGCGTGGAGATCGTGGATGCGGATGCGCCGCTGGCCACCGTGATGTCGCCGCTGTCGGCATTCCTGGCGCACGCCTCGCTGGAAGCGGGCGACAACCAGGCGCAGGCCGGCCAGGATGCGATGCAGCTGATGACGGTGCACTCGGCCAAGGGCCTGGAATTCGACAATGTGTTCATTACCGGCCTGGAAGAAGGCCTGTTCCCGCACGAGAGCAGTTCGAAGGAGGAAGGCGGCGTCGAGGAAGAGCGGCGGCTGATGTACGTGGCGATCACGCGGGCGCGCAAGCGCCTGTACATGTGCTTCTGCCAGACCCGCATGCTGCACGGGCAAACGCGCTACAACATGAAGTCGCGCTTCTTCGACGAACTGCCGGAGGAATCGCTGAAGTGGCTGTCGCCGCGCGTGCAGACGCACTGGTTCGCCAACAAGAAGGCGCAGTGGGAAGATGTACAGCTCAATGGCGGCAGCGACAATGCGATCGCCCAGCGGCTGGCGCAAAAGTCCGGCAACGGCTCGGGCTGGCGTATCGGCGAATCGGTGTCGCACACCAAGTTCGGCGAGGGGGTGATCGTCAATATCGAGGGCAGCGGTGGCAATTGCCGGGCGCAGATCAATTTCGGCAGCGCGGGGATGAAGGTGCTGGATCTGTCGGTGGCGAAGCTGGAGCGCTTGGGGAGGTAG